The following proteins come from a genomic window of Scomber japonicus isolate fScoJap1 chromosome 4, fScoJap1.pri, whole genome shotgun sequence:
- the lzic gene encoding protein LZIC, whose product MASRGKSETGKLRQNMEEQLDRLMQQLQDLEECREELDEEEYEETKKETLEQLSEFNDSLKKIMTGDMTLVDELSGMQLAIQAAISQAFKTPEVIRLFAKKQPGQLRTRLAEMDRDVIVGKLSRDLYTQQKMEILTALRKLGEKLTAEDETFLSENATATLSQFEKVTANSGSEDKIMALASSGVKTKA is encoded by the exons ATGGCTTCCCGCGGGAAATCAGAAACTGGAAAATTGAGGCAAAACATGGAAGAGCAGCTTGACAGACTGATGCAGCAGCTTCAGGATCTGGAGGAATGCAG AGAAGAACTAGATGAAGAGGAATATGAGGAGACCAAGAAGGAAACCTTGGAACAGTTGAGTGAGTTCAATGACTCTCTGAAGAAGATCATGACAGGAGACATGACGCTTGTGGATGAGCTCAGTGGGATGCAGCTG GCAATCCAGGCTGCCATCAGCCAAGCGTTCAAAACCCCAGAGGTGATCCGACTTTTTGCTAAGAAGCAGCCAGGACAGCTGAGAACCAGACTAGCAGAG ATGGACCGAGATGTTATAGTGGGGAAACTGTCGCGGGATCTGTatacacagcagaaaatggaaaTCCTCACAGCCTTGAGAAAACTGGGAGAGAAG CTTACTGCAGAGGATGAGACTTTTCTCTCAGAAAATGCCACTGCTACTCTGAGCCAGTTTGAAAAAGTCACTGCAAACTCAG GGTCTGAAGATAAAATTATGGCTTTAGCTAGCTCTGGTGTGAAAACCAAGGCATAG
- the nmnat1 gene encoding nicotinamide/nicotinic acid mononucleotide adenylyltransferase 1 encodes MEAQTKTKVVLLACGSFNPITNQHLRMFELARDHLEDTGQYRVVKGIISAVGDAYKKKGLIEACHRLEMARLATENSDWITVDSWESSQPEWLETAKVVRHHYGELHTAEQYNDDVDTVKYAKKRRMQEDSFEGASEHKRRGNTHLMLLCGADVLESFGIPNLWKQEDIAEILGRYGLVCITRSGSDPYKFIHQSDMLWKYRKNIHVVHEWVTNEISATHVRRALRRGRSVRYLLPDRVVDYIQEQGLYTAESEQKNADVVLAPFQRYTSTSSS; translated from the exons ATGGAGGCTCAGACTAAAACCAAAGTGGTCCTGCTGGCCTGTGGCTCCTTCAACCCCATCACCAACCAGCACCTGAGGATGTTTGAACTGGCTCGAGATCACCTGGAAGACACAG GTCAGTACAGGGTGGTGAAAGGCATCATCTCTGCAGTGGGTGATGCCTATAAGAAGAAGGGTTTGATTGAGGCCTGCCACCGTCTGGAGATGGCCAGACTGGCCACGGAGAACTCAGACTGGATCACAGTAGATTCGTGGGAGAGCTCACAGCCTGAGTGGTTGGAGACTGCAAAAGTGGTTCG GCATCACTATGGGGAACtacacacagcagagcagtACAATGATGATGTGGACACTGTCAAGTATGCAAAAAAGAGACGCATGCAGGAGGATTCTTTTGAGGGTGCATCTGAGCACAAAAGGAGAG GCAACACTCATCTGATGCTGCTTTGTGGGGCTGATGTCCTGGAGTCCTTTGGGATCCCCAATCTGTGGAAACAGGAGGATATCGCTGAGATTTTGGGCCGCTATGGTTTGGTTTGCATCACCCGCAGCGGCAGCGACCCCTACAAATTCATCCACCAGTCAGACATGCTGTGGAAGTATCGCAAGAACATCCATGTGGTCCATGAATGGGTGACTAATGAGATTTCAGCCACTCATGTGCGGCGGGCGCTTCGTCGAGGACGGAGCGTCAGGTATCTGCTGCCAGACCGTGTGGTTGACTACATTCAAGAGCAAGGCCTCTACACTGCGGAGAGCGAGCAGAAAAATGCTGACGTGGTTCTAGCACCGTTTCAGAGATACACAAGCACATCGTCAAGCTGA